In a genomic window of Urocitellus parryii isolate mUroPar1 chromosome 11, mUroPar1.hap1, whole genome shotgun sequence:
- the Dmrtb1 gene encoding doublesex- and mab-3-related transcription factor B1, which produces MLRTPKCSRCRNHGFLVPVKGHAGKCRWKQCTCEKCYLITERQKIMAAQKVLKKQAAEEEQEAALSPKGPQLASGAAAAAVGSGLRPLPPLAVSGGAGPGSEGRAAACFPERPPQGPSPGPSAFQPVLGGRGHGHVGLPSCSPPQLGAEAAGRACPGRPELRRPLRPVPSPPFADFGRPLSINSDCVVGAEYLEREPSKLYPGCSTMHSYRPFPLGYQDASPAPGIPPQRGFRHVSCSHYHGGGLVSEPMGDFQPSYYLPPPPPPPPPPPQLQFLPPGFLSALHFLPPPPPPPPPPTFSLTLLSDTDKESTDDQDAEVPCEPSQPSSQEQSD; this is translated from the exons ATGCTGCGCACCCCAAAATGCTCGAGGTGCCGGAACCATGGTTTCCTGGTGCCCGTCAAGGGCCATGCGGGCAAGTGCCGTTGGAAGCAGTGCACCTGCGAGAAGTGCTACCTGATCACCGAGCGCCAGAAGATCATGGCTGCTCAGAAGGTGCTCAAGAAGCAGGCCGccgaggaggagcaggaggcggCCCTGAGCCCGAAGGGTCCTCAGTTGGCCTCCGGGGCTGCAGCCGCAGCCGTGGGCTCTGGCCTCCGCCCGCTGCCTCCACTAGCTGTTTCGGGAGGCGCGGGGCCGGGCTCCGAAGGCCGCGCGGCCGCCTGCTTCCCGGAGAGGCCTCCGCAAGGCCCGAGCCCCGGCCCGAGCGCCTTCCAGCCGGTGCTGGGTGGCCGCGGCCACGGCCACGTGGGGCTGCCCAGCTGTTCACCGCCCCAGCTCGGGGCCGAGGCCGCAGGCAGGGCGTGCCCGGGCCGCCCGGAGCTGCGTCGGCCGCTGAGGCCCGTGCCCAGCCCGCCGTTCGCCGACTTCG GGCGCCCTTTGAGCATCAACTCGGATTGTGTGGTAGGGGCTGAGTACCTGGAGCGAGAGCCTTCCAAGCTGTACCCTGGATGCTCCACCATGCACTCCTATCGCCCATTCCCACTGGGCTACCAGGATGCATCCCCGGCCCCAGGGATCCCCCCACAACGGGGCTTCCGGCATGTCTCTTGCAGCCATTACCATGGAGGCGGCTTG GTGTCGGAACCAATGGGAGACTTCCAGCCAAGCTACTACCtgccccctccaccaccaccacccccacctccGCCTCAGCTGCAGTTCCTCCCACCAGGCTTCCTCTCTGCGCTGCActtcctcccacctccaccaccaccaccgccaccACCAACCTTCTCACTCACCCTCCTTTCTGATACTGACAAGGAGAGCACTG ATGACCAGGATGCAGAGGTACCTTGTGAGCCCAGTCAGCCCTCGTCTCAGGAGCAGTCTGACTAA